Proteins from a genomic interval of Ciona intestinalis chromosome 9, KH, whole genome shotgun sequence:
- the LOC100180147 gene encoding monocarboxylate transporter 2-like produces MRKDQQESLDGGWGWVVAFSGVIVYSLVFGTARCQSTVLVPIMNTFETDYSSVGWVSAIVSAGLAIGGNCAAQLMPRIGHRNTMIVGGLVAGVSCVIASFSVSMLMLDVFAGLILGFGSGLAYVPTPVIIGYYFKKRRSLATHIASMGSPLGSFIICPMNKWLVNQYGIHGYYLIMGGVYFNLCIVGALMRPIELSLRLAKRRPQIESEDDSKAHETESVDLNINHSSDVEVKATIKKTESSFKQLIKNKPFLVLVLSQIILMTGYSTFQLYIAPYAELQVNIDPIKASILFSITAAVDIPSRIIFGLIGDLKGVNCIITYGFDLMGIAMCSFLFTFTTSFTGLAIVAALLGVFLGGLSGLFYVILADIVGLANYGTAIGIVIILNGVGTLLSPPLVGLAVNSTNKPSTALYISGGFIFVSSLLTLLVQVVISWQKRNSKQNIRE; encoded by the exons ATGCCAAAGCACAGTACTTGTCCCAATCATGAACACGTTCGAAACGGATTACTCGAGTGTGGGTTGGGTTTCAGCAATCGTATCTGCTGGACTTGCAATAGGTG gTAACTGCGCAGCGCAGTTGATGCCGCGAATAGGTCATCGCAATACAATGATAGTTGGTGGCTTAGTTGCTGGAGTGTCTTGTGTTATTGCTTCGTTCTCTGTGTCAATGCTCATGCTAGACGTTTTTGCTGGTTTGATTTTGG GTTTCGGATCCGGATTAGCTTATGTTCCTACTCCTGTTATCATTGGTTACTATTTCAAAAAACGGAGATCACTAGCAACACATATTGCAAGCATGG GTTCACCATTGGGTTCGTTCATAATTTGCCCCATGAACAAATGGCTTGTGAACCAATATGGAATTCATggatattatttaataatggGAGGCGTATATTTCAATCTGTGCATTGTCGGTGCTCTAATGAGACCTATCGAACTATCGTTACGTTTGGCCAAGCGACGTCCTCAGATTGAGAGCGAAGACGATTCAAAAGCTCACGAAACTGAGTCagttgatttaaatataaaccattcCTCCGACGTCGAAGTAAAAGCTACCATAAAAAAAACCGAGAGTTCGTTTAAACAGctgattaaaaacaaaccctTTCTCGTACTGGTTCTGTCGCAAATAATTTTGATGACAGGATATTCTACTTTCCAGTTATACATTGCACCGTATGCCGAGTTACAG GTGAATATTGATCCTATAAAAGCGTCAATCTTGTTTTCAATTACTGCTGCTGTTGACATACCATCACGAATCATTTTCGGACTAATTGGCGATTTAAAAGG AGTTAATTGCATTATTACGTATGGATTCGACCTCATGGGAATTGCAATGTGTAGCTTCCTTTTTACTTTCACAACTTCATTTACCGGACTTGCAATAGTCGCCGCTCTTTTGGGAGTATTTTTG GGTGGTCTAAGCGGACTGTTCTACGTGATTTTAGCCGACATTGTGGGCTTAGCAAATTATGGAACAGCGATTGGCATCGTTATAATTTTGAATGGGGTCGGGACTCTTCTTTCGCCTCCTTTAGTTG GACTCGCTGTAAACAGCACAAACAAGCCAAGTACAGCATTATATATCAGTGGCGGTTTTATTTTCGTGAGTTCTCTTCTTACGCTACTAGTTCAG gTTGTTATTTCTTGGCAAAAAAGAAACAGTAAGCAAAATATAAGAGAGTAA
- the LOC100182487 gene encoding kelch-like protein 2 isoform X2, with amino-acid sequence MVLSCFSEYFQKLFTTEMKEKYKDCVEVNGVDVKSMTNLVEFMYTGEISINMDNVCYLLAVSDYLQMQFKELCIQYLMDATSPQNCFTIQVLADRFNIPVLSENNKKFIILNYKQVVSNDQFKRQSKEVATLFLQETHNQVSPDLVYTAVMNWVKFDLASNEKYLNELTQFVNFHELSPQILGDAVSVEPLLRKSDDNVDKTLKVFSYHMKNITSPGKSLICLGGARTLNKVMKYDLRRNEWSELPDLPVGRQLASAVVVDNVLYFIAGYLPTAGGNVKPTNIVHRMDLNKNFLQWEKVASVIEERYAAGATVLNGSIFLFGGISINNCRLSSGECFVTSLNKWIKVANMKTEEYFIVLVTLEDRIYLLGGVGTPSVACYDPTLSTWGNVAPMQTARKNLAAVVLNKAIYALGGKGAHEQVLKSVEKFNADNNTWVYVADMNIGRSHHTACVAQNKIYVVGGVNFTNKAVKSVECYDPQTNKWSIVCETEVAFFNHSLVAI; translated from the exons ATGGTTCTTTCTTGCTTTTCAGagtattttcaaaaattgtttacaactgag atgAAGGAAAAGTATAAAGATTGTGTTGAAGTTAATGGTGTAGATGTGAAAAGCATGACAAATCTTGTTGAATTCATGTACACAGGAGAGATCAGCATTAATATGGACAACGTTTGCTACCTTCTGGCTGTCAGTGACTACCTGCAAATGCAAT TTAAAGAACTGTGCATCCAATATTTAATGGATGCAACTTCTCCACAAAACTGTTTCACGATTCAAGTTTTGGCCGATCGGTTTAACATTCCTGTGTTGTCCGAGAACAACAAAAAGTTTATCATTTTGAATTATAAACAAGTTGTTTCAAATGATCAGTTTAAACGGCAATCCAAAGAGGTTGCCACATTGTTCTTGCAAGAAACTCATAACCAG GTTTCTCCAGATTTGGTTTACACTGCTGTTATGAACTGGGTAAAGTTTGATTTGGCTTCAAATGAAAAGTACTTGAACGAACTCACCCAGTTTGTTAATTTCCATGAATTGTCACCTCAGATATTGGGGGATGCGGTTTCTGTTGAG CCCCTTCTTCGTAAATCTGACGATAATGTTGACAAGACTTTAAAAGTCTTTTCTTATCATATGAAGAACATAACATCTCCAG GAAAATCTCTGATCTGTCTTGGAGGTGCAAGGactttaaacaaagttatgaAATATGATTTACGAAGAAATGAATGGAGTGAATTACCT GATTTACCTGTTGGTAGACAACTAGCATcagctgttgttgttgataaTGTTCTGTATTTTATTGCTGGATATTTGCCAACTGCCGGGGGTAACGTTAAACCAACTAACATTGTTCATCGGAtggatttaaacaaaaactttttgcaATGGGAGAAGGTAGCTTCAGTGATTGAAGAGAGATATGCTGCTGGTGCTACTGTTTTAAATG gcTCAATATTCTTGTTTGGTGGAATCTCCATCAACAACTGCCGTCTTTCTTCCGGTGAATGTTTTGTTACTTCACTAAATAAGTGGATAAAAGTGGCAAATATGAAAAcagaagaatattttattgtctTGGTTACTTTGGAAG ATCGGATATATTTACTCGGTGGAGTTGGTACACCTTCAGTGGCATGTTATGATCCTACATTAAGTACATGGGGAAATGTTGCTCCCATGCAAACAGCACGGAAAAACTTAGCTGCAGTGGTGCTTAATAAAGCTATTTATGCTCTTG GGGGCAAAGGTGCTCATGAGCAAGTTTTGAAATCGGTTGAGAAATTCAATGCTGATAATAACACCTGGGTTTATGTCGCGGATATGAACATAGGGAGAAGTCATCATACAGCTTGTGTTGCACAAAACAAGATTTATGTAGTGGGAGG GGTGAATTTCACCAATAAAGCTGTGAAATCTGTTGAATGTTACGATCCACAAACAAACAAGTGGAGCATTGTTTGTGAAACAGAAGTGGCATTTTTCAATCACTCTCTGGTTGCAATTTAA
- the LOC100182487 gene encoding kelch-like protein 2 isoform X1 — protein sequence MVLSCFSEYFQKLFTTEMKEKYKDCVEVNGVDVKSMTNLVEFMYTGEISINMDNVCYLLAVSDYLQMQSVKELCIQYLMDATSPQNCFTIQVLADRFNIPVLSENNKKFIILNYKQVVSNDQFKRQSKEVATLFLQETHNQVSPDLVYTAVMNWVKFDLASNEKYLNELTQFVNFHELSPQILGDAVSVEPLLRKSDDNVDKTLKVFSYHMKNITSPGKSLICLGGARTLNKVMKYDLRRNEWSELPDLPVGRQLASAVVVDNVLYFIAGYLPTAGGNVKPTNIVHRMDLNKNFLQWEKVASVIEERYAAGATVLNGSIFLFGGISINNCRLSSGECFVTSLNKWIKVANMKTEEYFIVLVTLEDRIYLLGGVGTPSVACYDPTLSTWGNVAPMQTARKNLAAVVLNKAIYALGGKGAHEQVLKSVEKFNADNNTWVYVADMNIGRSHHTACVAQNKIYVVGGVNFTNKAVKSVECYDPQTNKWSIVCETEVAFFNHSLVAI from the exons ATGGTTCTTTCTTGCTTTTCAGagtattttcaaaaattgtttacaactgag atgAAGGAAAAGTATAAAGATTGTGTTGAAGTTAATGGTGTAGATGTGAAAAGCATGACAAATCTTGTTGAATTCATGTACACAGGAGAGATCAGCATTAATATGGACAACGTTTGCTACCTTCTGGCTGTCAGTGACTACCTGCAAATGCAAT cagTTAAAGAACTGTGCATCCAATATTTAATGGATGCAACTTCTCCACAAAACTGTTTCACGATTCAAGTTTTGGCCGATCGGTTTAACATTCCTGTGTTGTCCGAGAACAACAAAAAGTTTATCATTTTGAATTATAAACAAGTTGTTTCAAATGATCAGTTTAAACGGCAATCCAAAGAGGTTGCCACATTGTTCTTGCAAGAAACTCATAACCAG GTTTCTCCAGATTTGGTTTACACTGCTGTTATGAACTGGGTAAAGTTTGATTTGGCTTCAAATGAAAAGTACTTGAACGAACTCACCCAGTTTGTTAATTTCCATGAATTGTCACCTCAGATATTGGGGGATGCGGTTTCTGTTGAG CCCCTTCTTCGTAAATCTGACGATAATGTTGACAAGACTTTAAAAGTCTTTTCTTATCATATGAAGAACATAACATCTCCAG GAAAATCTCTGATCTGTCTTGGAGGTGCAAGGactttaaacaaagttatgaAATATGATTTACGAAGAAATGAATGGAGTGAATTACCT GATTTACCTGTTGGTAGACAACTAGCATcagctgttgttgttgataaTGTTCTGTATTTTATTGCTGGATATTTGCCAACTGCCGGGGGTAACGTTAAACCAACTAACATTGTTCATCGGAtggatttaaacaaaaactttttgcaATGGGAGAAGGTAGCTTCAGTGATTGAAGAGAGATATGCTGCTGGTGCTACTGTTTTAAATG gcTCAATATTCTTGTTTGGTGGAATCTCCATCAACAACTGCCGTCTTTCTTCCGGTGAATGTTTTGTTACTTCACTAAATAAGTGGATAAAAGTGGCAAATATGAAAAcagaagaatattttattgtctTGGTTACTTTGGAAG ATCGGATATATTTACTCGGTGGAGTTGGTACACCTTCAGTGGCATGTTATGATCCTACATTAAGTACATGGGGAAATGTTGCTCCCATGCAAACAGCACGGAAAAACTTAGCTGCAGTGGTGCTTAATAAAGCTATTTATGCTCTTG GGGGCAAAGGTGCTCATGAGCAAGTTTTGAAATCGGTTGAGAAATTCAATGCTGATAATAACACCTGGGTTTATGTCGCGGATATGAACATAGGGAGAAGTCATCATACAGCTTGTGTTGCACAAAACAAGATTTATGTAGTGGGAGG GGTGAATTTCACCAATAAAGCTGTGAAATCTGTTGAATGTTACGATCCACAAACAAACAAGTGGAGCATTGTTTGTGAAACAGAAGTGGCATTTTTCAATCACTCTCTGGTTGCAATTTAA
- the LOC100182487 gene encoding kelch-like protein 2 isoform X3, with translation MDNVCYLLAVSDYLQMQSVKELCIQYLMDATSPQNCFTIQVLADRFNIPVLSENNKKFIILNYKQVVSNDQFKRQSKEVATLFLQETHNQVSPDLVYTAVMNWVKFDLASNEKYLNELTQFVNFHELSPQILGDAVSVEPLLRKSDDNVDKTLKVFSYHMKNITSPGKSLICLGGARTLNKVMKYDLRRNEWSELPDLPVGRQLASAVVVDNVLYFIAGYLPTAGGNVKPTNIVHRMDLNKNFLQWEKVASVIEERYAAGATVLNGSIFLFGGISINNCRLSSGECFVTSLNKWIKVANMKTEEYFIVLVTLEDRIYLLGGVGTPSVACYDPTLSTWGNVAPMQTARKNLAAVVLNKAIYALGGKGAHEQVLKSVEKFNADNNTWVYVADMNIGRSHHTACVAQNKIYVVGGVNFTNKAVKSVECYDPQTNKWSIVCETEVAFFNHSLVAI, from the exons ATGGACAACGTTTGCTACCTTCTGGCTGTCAGTGACTACCTGCAAATGCAAT cagTTAAAGAACTGTGCATCCAATATTTAATGGATGCAACTTCTCCACAAAACTGTTTCACGATTCAAGTTTTGGCCGATCGGTTTAACATTCCTGTGTTGTCCGAGAACAACAAAAAGTTTATCATTTTGAATTATAAACAAGTTGTTTCAAATGATCAGTTTAAACGGCAATCCAAAGAGGTTGCCACATTGTTCTTGCAAGAAACTCATAACCAG GTTTCTCCAGATTTGGTTTACACTGCTGTTATGAACTGGGTAAAGTTTGATTTGGCTTCAAATGAAAAGTACTTGAACGAACTCACCCAGTTTGTTAATTTCCATGAATTGTCACCTCAGATATTGGGGGATGCGGTTTCTGTTGAG CCCCTTCTTCGTAAATCTGACGATAATGTTGACAAGACTTTAAAAGTCTTTTCTTATCATATGAAGAACATAACATCTCCAG GAAAATCTCTGATCTGTCTTGGAGGTGCAAGGactttaaacaaagttatgaAATATGATTTACGAAGAAATGAATGGAGTGAATTACCT GATTTACCTGTTGGTAGACAACTAGCATcagctgttgttgttgataaTGTTCTGTATTTTATTGCTGGATATTTGCCAACTGCCGGGGGTAACGTTAAACCAACTAACATTGTTCATCGGAtggatttaaacaaaaactttttgcaATGGGAGAAGGTAGCTTCAGTGATTGAAGAGAGATATGCTGCTGGTGCTACTGTTTTAAATG gcTCAATATTCTTGTTTGGTGGAATCTCCATCAACAACTGCCGTCTTTCTTCCGGTGAATGTTTTGTTACTTCACTAAATAAGTGGATAAAAGTGGCAAATATGAAAAcagaagaatattttattgtctTGGTTACTTTGGAAG ATCGGATATATTTACTCGGTGGAGTTGGTACACCTTCAGTGGCATGTTATGATCCTACATTAAGTACATGGGGAAATGTTGCTCCCATGCAAACAGCACGGAAAAACTTAGCTGCAGTGGTGCTTAATAAAGCTATTTATGCTCTTG GGGGCAAAGGTGCTCATGAGCAAGTTTTGAAATCGGTTGAGAAATTCAATGCTGATAATAACACCTGGGTTTATGTCGCGGATATGAACATAGGGAGAAGTCATCATACAGCTTGTGTTGCACAAAACAAGATTTATGTAGTGGGAGG GGTGAATTTCACCAATAAAGCTGTGAAATCTGTTGAATGTTACGATCCACAAACAAACAAGTGGAGCATTGTTTGTGAAACAGAAGTGGCATTTTTCAATCACTCTCTGGTTGCAATTTAA
- the LOC100177016 gene encoding caseinolytic peptidase B protein homolog, with translation MSKYMLPLSRLTKCCSLRHVKLTTMHMHKNMTFKFLPSVLYSTKHTSDSLHTAFNSYKYKQSNSNNNLPIYLGAFIISAKCIAGYDNEENRFNMMGNSLLLAASRSNLVEVRRILAEVKGLSETDKSKVLNKRHKLGWTALMVSAMGGISHIVEELLVAGADPNLGDVFNARTVRSLPQVEARMIREQEFSGLLYPGADFRGFTALHYAVVADSVETVKVLVKYGTDPTKKNHMGHTPDEYSVSDNGDIAKFLAGAKVQAEQNRKLEEARERTLYPLERRLKENIVGQDGAINCVASAIRRKQNGWYDEDHPLVFLFLGSSGIGKTELAKQVANYLHKDNKKGFIRLDMSEYQEKHEVAKLIGSPPGYIGHEQGGQLTKKLKAMPNAVVLFDEVDKAHPDVLTVLLQLFDEGRLTDGRGKTIDCKDAVFVMTSNLAADEIAEYGARLRYEAKETRKKKLATAPNSIDAQNESSDESAVVSRQFKESVVRPILKRHFGRDEFLGRINEFVYFLPFSEDELFLLVEKEMQLWKKHAKNRHGIDLYWKSPEVETIVADGYNIHYGARSIKYEVDRRVVALLAAAHERGLLQKGCSVTVQNSVPVQSLQDSLNKCRLQLKIQGQNSKPLLLDEKDLYSGNLPSQVALS, from the coding sequence ATGTCAAAGTATATGCTTCCCTTATCGAGGTTGACAAAATGTTGCAGCCTTCGGCATGTTAAACTAACCACCATGCACATGCATAAAAATATGACATTCAAATTCCTACCAAGTGTTCTCTATTCTACTAAGCATACAAGTGATTCTCTTCATACAGCGTTTAATTCTTACAAATACAAGCAAAGCAATTCAAATAACAACCTTCCAATTTATCTCGGAGCATTTATCATCAGTGCAAAATGCATTGCTGGTTATGATAATGAAGAAAATCGCTTTAATATGATGGGAAACTCACTGCTGCTTGCAGCTAGTCGTTCTAATCTTGTCGAAGTGAGAAGAATCTTAGCCGAAGTAAAAGGACTCAGTGAAACTGATAAAAGCAAGGTCCTGAACAAACGCCACAAACTTGGTTGGACAGCTTTGATGGTATCAGCTATGGGTGGGATTAGTCATATTGTCGAGGAATTGTTGGTGGCAGGCGCAGATCCTAACTTAGGGGATGTTTTCAATGCTCGTACTGTAAGGTCATTGCCCCAGGTCGAGGCTAGGATGATCAGAGAGCAGGAATTTTCTGGGCTGTTGTATCCTGGAGCTGATTTCCGAGGCTTTACTGCGCTGCATTACGCTGTAGTTGCCGATTCGGTGGAAACGGTGAAGGTTTTGGTGAAATACGGAACAGAtccaacaaagaaaaatcacaTGGGACATACACCTGATGAATATTCTGTATCTGATAATGGGGATATTGCAAAGTTTCTCGCTGGTGCAAAAGTACAAGCTGAGCAAAATAGAAAATTAGAAGAGGCAAGAGAGAGGACTCTGTATCCTCTTGAAAGGAGGTTAAAGGAAAACATTGTTGGTCAAGATGGCGCGATAAACTGTGTGGCATCCGCGATCCGACGCAAGCAGAACGGTTGGTATGATGAGGATCATCCTTTGGTCTTTCTTTTCCTCGGCTCCTCAGGGATTGGTAAAACTGAACTTGCAAAGCAGGTTGCAAACTATCTGcataaagataataaaaagGGGTTTATCAGACTAGACATGTCGGAGTACCAAGAAAAACATGAAGTTGCTAAACTTATTGGCTCACCGCCAGGTTATATTGGGCATGAACAGGGTGGTCAACTCACTAAGAAATTAAAAGCCATGCCCAATGCTGTGGTACTTTTTGATGAAGTGGATAAAGCTCATCCAGATGTTCTTACTGTTCTGCTTCAGCTGTTTGATGAAGGAAGACTGACTGATGGTAGGGGCAAGACCATTGACTGTAAAGATGCCGTGTTTGTTATGACTTCGAATCTTGCTGCTGATGAGATTGCAGAGTATGGCGCCAGACTGAGGTATGAGGCCAAAGAAACTAGAAAAAAGAAGCTAGCAACCGCTCCAAATTCAATTGATGCACAAAATGAAAGCAGTGATGAATCTGCTGTTGTGTCTCGTCAGTTTAAAGAGAGCGTTGTAAGGCCAATTCTTAAGCGACATTTTGGTCGTGATGAGTTTCTTGGTAGAATCAAtgagtttgtttattttctccCTTTTTCTGAAGACGAGCTTTTCCTTTTGGTAGAAAAAGAGATGCAACTATGGAAGAAGCACGCCAAAAATCGCCACGGAATTGATCTGTATTGGAAGTCACCGGAAGTTGAGACAATTGTAGCTGATGGGTATAATATTCACTACGGAGCACGTTCAATTAAATATGAAGTAGATAGGAGAGTGGTTGCACTGCTGGCTGCAGCGCACGAACGAGGCTTGCTACAgaaagggtgttctgttacagtCCAAAACTCAGTACCTGTACAAAGCCTGCAAGATTCTTTAAACAAATGCAGATTGCAACTGAAAATTCAAGGACAAAATTCAAAACCGTTGCTTTTGGATGAAAAGGACTTGTATAGTGGAAATCTGCCTTCACAGGTTGCATTGTCATGA
- the LOC100187252 gene encoding U4/U6 small nuclear ribonucleoprotein Prp4 — MSDAENEGGENAEVATEEKPLSAQYGSLEGKVGSKQEAIDMGIKAGNINISDPSETMEMTMEERINKRQAEILAEFERKKKIRQIQVTTDDDEIKKLLRERNLPVTLFGEGPADRRERLRESIAEIGPIKNKNAEEMAAKRKEEAQLTRTTWYHEGSDSLKTARLWIAQYSLPRARQRLKKAREFGALPENQKNSKLQQTHRHMQGVASYCSQIGHSRPISFCEFSPDSKMLVTSSWDGLCKLWSIPDCEEIRTLRGHQSNVGCITFHPFATTQLDNSAACLASCSTGGEVKLWNLESDESVADLNGHEMRVARVAYHPSGRFLATTCYDKSWRLWDLESTQEVLHQEGHSKGVHDISFQIDGSLCVTGGLDAYGRVWDLRTGRCIYFIEGHLKEMYAVCFSPNGYQIATGSADNTVKIWDLRKTSCVYTIPAHTNLVSRLQYQKSDGNYLVTGSYDGTAKIWGYPAYVPLKTLAGHEGKVMCVDGSPDGEFIATSSFDRTFKLWAKETNPL; from the exons ATGTCTGACGCTGAAAATGAAGGTGGTGAAAATGCTGAGGTCGCAACAGAAGAAAAACCACTTTCAGCGCAATATGGAAGTTTGGAGGGTAAGGTTGGTTCAAAGCAAGAAGCAATTGATATGGGTATTAAAGCTGGAAATATCAATATTAGTGATCCAA gtGAAACGATGGAGATGACAATGGAAGAACGAATCAACAAACGACAAGCAGAAATTCTTGCAGAGTTTGaacgaaaaaagaaaattcgtCAAATCCAAGTCACAACAGATGATGATGAA attaaaaagttattaaggGAGCGTAACCTTCCAGTGACGTTGTTCGGTGAAGGACCCGCCGATCGTCGTGAACGACTTCGTGAATCAATCGCTGAGATTGGACCAATCAAGAACAAGAATGCTGAAGAAATGGCGGCAAAGAGGAAAGAAGAAGCACAG CTCACTAGAACAACATGGTATCACGAAGGTTCTGATAGCTTGAAGACTGCGAGGTTATGGATTGCCCAGTATTCATTACCAAG aGCAAGACAAAGATTAAAGAAAGCGCGCGAGTTTGGTGCTCTGCCTGAAAATCAAAAGAATTCCAAGCTTCAACAGACTCACAGACACATGCAAGGTGTAGCAAGCTACTGCAGTCAGATTGGACACTCCCGCCCGATCTCATTTTGTGAATTCAGCCCCGACAGTAAGATGCTTGTCACTTCTTCATGGGATGGTCTATGTAAGCTATGGTCAATTCCTGACTGTGAAGAGATAAGAACATTAAGGG GCCATCAGTCCAATGTTGGATGCATCACTTTTCATCCCTTTGCTACAACCCAACTGGACAACTCAGCAGCATGTTTGGCATCATGTTCAACAGGTGGTGAGGTCAAGTTGTGGAATCTTGAAAGTGATGAATCAGTTGCTGACCTTAATGGTCATGAGATGAGAGTGGCAAGAGTTGCCTACCATCCTTCTGGAAGGTTCCTAGCAACTACATG TTATGACAAATCTTGGAGGTTATGGGACCTTGAATCAACCCAAGAAGTTTTACATCAAGAAGGACATAGCAAAGGAGTTCATGATATTTCTTTTCAA ATTGATGGTTCATTATGTGTTACTGGTGGTTTAGATGCGTATGGGCGTGTATGGGATTTAAGGACAGGTCGCTGCATCTACTTTATTGAAGGACATCTAAAAGAGATGTATGCAGTTTGCTTCTCACCGAACGG ATATCAAATAGCAACTGGCAGTGCCGATAATACGGTAAAGATTTGGGATCTTCGTAAAACTAGCTGCGTTTACACCATACCTGCCCACACTAACCTGGTATCTAGATTGCAATATCAAA AGTCAGATGGCAATTACTTGGTGACTGGATCTTATGATGGAACTGCAAAG aTCTGGGGTTATCCGGCTTATGTGCCACTCAAAACACTTGCCGGTCACGAGGGGAAAGTAATGTGTGTAGATGGCTCACCAGACGGAGAATTTATCGCTACATCTTCTTTTGATCGAACATTTAAACTTTGGGCGAAAGAAACAAACCCATTATAA
- the LOC100184861 gene encoding estradiol 17-beta-dehydrogenase 8-like produces the protein MSQRLAGKVAIVTGAASGIGRAICQRYANEGASLMLVDRNQERLKKATETLNTGHGNKHCISEGNVSEFDFANKLVDQVKETYGKAGNVLVNCAGITRDSLLINMTEKQFDDVIQVNLKSIFTMTKAFIGTLRHTGGMHPASIINISSIVGKTGNAGQANYAASKAGVIGFTKTVGMEMGRYGVRCNAILPGFIQTPMTDAVPEEIMKKYLKMIPMKRMGTPEEIANVCLFLGCDESSYVNCATLEVTGGFFA, from the exons ATGTCGCAAAGACTGGCTGGAAAAGTCGCAATAGTTACAG GTGCCGCGAGTGGAATTGGTCGGGCAATCTGCCAAAGATATGCCAACGAAGGTGCGAGTCTTATGTTAGTTGACCGTAACCAAGAAAGACTTAAAAAAGCAACTGAAACACTAAACACAGGACATGGCAATAAGCACTGCATTTCTGAAGGAAATGTTTCAGAATTTGATTTTGCAAACAAACTAGTTGACCAAGTGAAA GAAACATATGGTAAAGCTGGGAATGTGTTAGTGAATTGTGCCGGAATAACCAGAGATAGTTTGTTGATAAACATGACTGAAAAACaatttgatgatgtcattcaAGTAAACTTGAAG aGCATTTTTACGATGACAAAAGCTTTTATTGGAACATTAAGGCATACTGGTGGAATGCATCCAGCTTCTATTATCAATATCTCAAGTATTGTTGGCAAG ACAGGGAATGCAGGCCAGGCGAATTACGCTGCATCCAAAGCAGGTGTTATTGGATTCACAAAGACTGTTGGAATGGAAATGGGAAG GTACGGCGTGAGGTGTAACGCTATCCTGCCTGGTTTTATACAAACACCAATGACAGATGCTGTGCCAGAAGAGATTatgaaaaag TATTTAAAGATGATTCCGATGAAAAGAATGGGAACTCCTGAAG AAATTGCGAATGTATGTTTATTCCTTGGGTGTGATGAAAGCTCTTATGTCAATTGTGCAACTCTGGAAGTTACAg GTGGTTTCTTTGCATAG